The DNA region GCCCATGGCGACTTGACGCCATTTCCTACCCTTGCCGTACACCTTGATGATACCACTCTTCAGGTCGACGTTGTCCATTGTCAGCGTGATAAGCTCATTCCGTCTGATCATCGTATCGAAGAAGAGCAGGAGCATGGTCACGTTCCGGAAGCCGATAAAGGAGTTCTTATTCACGGTCGAGATCACCTTTGAGATATCATCCTCGGAGACGACTTCCTTGAGCTTCTTTTCGATTTTGATGCGCTTAATCCGGTGCATCGGGTTCGGCTTCTTCCAGATACCTTCCTGCTCAAGGTAGTTCCAGAATCGCTGCATGGCCTGGATACGGCCGTTGACCGTGACGTCAGACAGCTTGCCGACGAGAGAGAAGATGTACTCCTGCAAGTGCTGTCGGGTGACATCTTCAATGTTAATCTCACGT from Candidatus Zixiibacteriota bacterium includes:
- a CDS encoding tyrosine-type recombinase/integrase, whose protein sequence is MVGYLTEREINIEDVTRQHLQEYIFSLVGKLSDVTVNGRIQAMQRFWNYLEQEGIWKKPNPMHRIKRIKIEKKLKEVVSEDDISKVISTVNKNSFIGFRNVTMLLLFFDTMIRRNELITLTMDNVDLKSGIIKVYGKGRKWRQVAMGAKMVKTMHFYLNRWRQELPGDLVFCTHDGKALDKDNVRHIIFRMGKRAGIHLHPHLLRHSAATWFIRHGGSPALLQRIMGHASPVVTAGYTHLNSQDIVDTYQRLSPANSIRV